The Sparus aurata chromosome 14, fSpaAur1.1, whole genome shotgun sequence region TTGTCAGGGACATTTTGAAAGGCCTGGATCGAAAATGTTGctattatgaacagaaaaaaaaccacactgAATGTGAAAATAACAGCAATGCATAACTGTGTCTGTCGCTCGGAGAAGGTGTTCATGACATTTCAACTTTTGTACCCTCACATTTCTCATCATAAGTGCGATAAATACACTTGTCAGTCTTCTTCCTTTGTCCTCGACCCTTCCCATTAGCTGGAATCAAGCGCGTACATCAGCGAGCGTGACGGCGAGACGAGCGAGGAGGCTCCGGGCTGCTTTGAATGAgtcatccggcgcctcagggaGTCAGTCTGTGAGAGCTGCGTGGGAGAGTTCAATCTTCGACTCTTCTGCAGAGATGTTGCACTCCAAGTGTGCAATTATCAAAAGCCTACCGAGGAGTAGAAATCAGTGACATTGTGCGGTCTGTGTAAGTCAGAGTCGTGGAGGTGAACGGAGtcttttacaaaaacacaccGCGGCTGATGGGATAAATGTACCACCGGATGCTGCGTTCAAGGTCCTCGACTCAGTTCCAGTGTTATTAAGGACATTTTGAAAGGATTCACTTTGAAATAACATATTGCCATATTACATTCCTTAATGAGAAAGAACACCGTCACATTGTGCACTTTACAAGGACCCCATGCTTATCAAAGCATGCTCTGGAAATAACCATTATGTTTTCCAGGAATAATAAGAAATGCATTTCACAGTTTTCAGGGACCTTAAAACATGTGTTAATACACCCTGTTTGTATGTGCACTTTTACAAAACTGCACTGAGTGCCTCAccgaaaaaaataataataatatataacaaGTTAAACAAAAGACTTtgtaataatgtaaaataaatcaaaatgttgtcaGTCCATCCCTGTTTTTCCAAGTCCTGACActcaaaaataataacaataatgatctttatttaatatatatCCTATTTTGATGGACACACAATGAGAAAACACAGTTAATATTCATATATagatcatatatatatcatatatcccTAAAGATGAGATTTATAGTCATAAAATTGATTAATTTTGTATGGAGAACTTTGACATTCAAAGTtatagtaactaaagttatcaaataaatgtagtggtgGGAAAAAGTAAAAATCGTGTCTCTAAAAACATAATGAACTTTAGAAGTATAGCATAAAAGATACAcaacatacaaataaaacaaagtaaaagtaattAGGAAATTATAGTCAAGTACAGTATATGAGTAAAAACACCTTTAGTTTCCACCTCTGAATACTCCTGTAGTTACTATAGAGTGTTAGAGTAAGTTACAGTTTTAGTCTGACTTTAGACTATAGTTTTTTAATCTTATAACAGGAGTTATTTTGTGGCTTTATAGTGACAAAATGATCACATCTTATATATCACTGTGATTCTAATATTCTACTTGAGGGACAGTATTCATATATTCTGATCTTACATAGTATCATAATATAGTTTAAGACCTGTTTTTTCAATGAATTATcttcaagtaaaagtacaaaacattGAGCATATTATATTTTGGGATGTAAAGCACTGATAGTCAAAGTTATCacgaaaaaataaagttttaaaaaggcAGTATTTCCCTCCTAAAAGAGGTGCTGGGtaaaatatgatatttttccttatgagaatataaaaaaaagttttaaaatgtcgTAACAAGCCCCTGAGGGGATATTAAAGGACCATTCCAGTGATTTTATCCCCCTCTGAGCTCCACAGCAGCTTCGGCTTCACTCGGAGCCGCTCGGGTGTGTTCGGACTCGGCCGGTGTGTGTCGGAGGGCAGAGCGAGCGCAGCCGCGGCTCTCAGCGCTCGCGACCAACCGCCATTCATCCAAGCGGACCGCGGGCACACCTGGTCGGAGCGAGGAGAGCAGTTTAGAGACCGAAACAGGTGAGTGTCTACATCAGCTcacactttttctctcttttcatcaACTTTTGCACACTTTCAGCAACTTTTACTCGAGtgaaacacatgaaaaatacCCGGAGAGATGCAACTTTTAAGGCATTTTTAAGCTAGCAGCAAAGTTTAAAAACCTGTCATTAGCCGTTGACGTTATGTACGTACGCAGACATGGCGCAGGTAAAGCATTCATAGTCATTAAAAAGAGCCAGAAAAGATAAACTAtagtttcatttttcattcggctgactttattttcctcctaCCTGTCAACAGCACCCGTGTTAATCACTTGAGGAATGCGGTGCCATTAGTACGGGAGCCGAGAGCTGAAAGTTTACACTTCGCatttaaagttaattaaaaTCAACTTGAGGGACTTGTAAAAGGGATCATGGCTACTGGAGGGTTTAAGCCAAACGCCACGACAGACTTTTTGGAGGAGTGGAAGGCAAAACGGGAGAAAATGAGAGCCAAAATGTTGGGGGACATTGCCGCAGCCACTGGTGCTCCCATGGGTGCcagcaacacaaacagcacaaacCGCCacgctgctgccgccgctgctgctcctccaccgGGCACCGAGCTCGCCAACAACCCGGAGCGGAGCGTCCCAACTGGGAactgcctcccctcctcctaCTCTGTGGCTCGGTCCTCCTCCGGCTCAGCTTTGAAGAGACCGGAGGAGGAAACGCACCACCACCCCGCTTCGCCCACTTCCAACCTGAAGAAAACTCCGCCTCAGCCGGAGAAAGCTCCGTGCGCTTCACCGGACTCCTCCAGCCCCATGGCGTGCAACGACAGCGACAAGGAGAGCCCGTCACCCAGCAAGGCGAAGGAGAAGAACAGCAGCGGTCCGAGCGCCAGAAAGGGGAAAGGACAGATCGAGAAGAGGAAGCTGAGGGAAAAGAGGAGATCAACAGGTGTCGTCAGCATACCATCCAATGAGGTGagtcagctttttttttgggacacttcaagtgtaaaaaaaaaaaaaatctcctgcaGGGAAAAACTCATCTTATTGTGGCTGTCATCTCCACAGGGAAAGTCAGAGGTCAGGTACACAACAGGTATCTCAGCAGGATAGTGGGGTTGTTTATGCTGTATGGGCCATGTTGTGTTAGAGGAGGCTGTCAAAACTATCACAAACACCATGCgacaagtgtttattttttattttttgtcttctctttGGCTGCATGAAAAGTTAAAACACATCAGAAGTTTCTAGAAAGCTAGGGCTTGACTGATACTGAGTTTTTGAGGCAGATATCGATATTTGAGATTTTCAGGTGAACACTTAACATCTCTGATACATTCCCTTAAATCAGAGTTTAGAGTTTGGCCAAAGTATGTGTTAAgtggaaattttttttttacttttaaaagtggTTTCAGTTGTTTAGTCTGTATATTGTCACAAAGAAGGGACAAAGAAATCCATAATGATgtctttaaatcacttttttttgcCTAACCAAAAGTCTGAAACCCTAATTTAGATCTCTACCTAGtgctttctttcatttttgattaatttggTGATAATTTTCTCCATTAATTGTGTAGTTGTTTAGTTATCAAATGTGAGAAAACTGTGaattttgactctttttttccttAGAAAATTCCTTAAACCGATTAATCAACTATCAAAGGAATTAATTTAACAGTTGACGACTGATTAATTCACTGCTTAAAGTCTACTATATATTGTCACAAAGAAGGGACAAAGGAGCCCATTGTTTCGCCTTCaagttgcttgttttgtctaacGAagagtccaaaacccaaatCTAAGGCTACAACTAACAATTACATCATTGTCAATTcatctgtttgttattttctcGATGAGTGTGTCGTCCATAAAGAGATGGAAAATCCTCAAATATCTTGTTTGGTCTACAACCCAAAGATATAAAGAATGTCATAGAGGAGttaagaaaccagaaaatattcacatttaagaagctgttATGAGTTGACAGTAGTAGACaagtaattgattaattgtggCAACTTTTTTGGCAGACCAagagtccaaaacccaaatgtTAAACTACaactaacagttattttcattgtcGATCAATCTGTGGATTATTTCCGATTTTTTGGTCTACAAGGTGTCAGAAAACGTTGAAAAATGGCGATCTTTAAACATGTGCCAAACTGATTAATTGGCTATCAGAATAAATGCTGATTGATTAAATAGTTGACAAGTAATGAATTAATTGTTGCAACTCAAGTTAGCCTTTTATGTTTTTgagttgcttgttttgtccagtCAACAGCCAAAACCCAAAAGTTTTCACTTtacaacaatataaaacagataaaagcagcaaatcctcagaAACTAGTGAATGCTTGCCTTATTTTACATGATAAATAactatttttaaatgtcagaataGGTGTTGTTTAGTTTTCTGCCAATATTAAAAACATAACACAAACAACAGGTATTTCCAGTTTGATAAATGTCACTGGAAACACaagtaaaatattaatattacacaTAACTTGGATAGCTGCTAAGATTTAACTGAATTAAactgaaagaggctaaaaataGCCAGTCACCAGTGATTTATCCAACGTGCAATTTATCCTCCATTTACCAGTTTTAATCTGGCACATTCGTTCTGCAGTTTGTTATAACTTATATCAGCTGACATGTATGCATACCATACAGTACATTTGAGATTTCAGTAACAGCTGATAAGATTGGCCTGCTTGATGTATCGGTCCGGCTGTAAGCTAGAAGAGAATTGGCGTGCATGCTCTTGAGTACAGATCATTATTATCCACATATTTATCAGGCGTGGCTATAAAACCACAGCCAGCATGCGTTCATGTAAAGTTAAGTCAACAAAGAAACTAATAAAGAAGCTTCTTCTTTTATCTAGTTTCCCAGCAGTAAACCAGGTTTCTATCATATCAACTTGTCTAAACACAGAAGGACTTACAGGGTTAGGTGAGGTTTTATCATGGGTGTGAGGTGATGAGTTATTATTGCATTTTAGGGTTTTATTTGATGTATTCATATGATATATTCTAGGCTTAGTTTGTGCTGCTGTAGTTtggtctttttttctcttttgtaaCTTTTATGTTTCTTGGCTTTCTTTCTGTCTAACATCTTGGGAccatgtttgaaaaatgttctcACTTTAACACATCCATAAATATTTCCGATTTGAAGAAAAGCACTTGTTTTTCCAAAAGTCTCCAGATTCCTCCTGTCGTACATTTGTCTGGTTTAATCGACCCTGTGTAGCGAGAGAAATGTAAGCAGctaggagggagggagggaggggttgtcagctggtggtggtggtggtggtggtggaggtgtgtgtgtgtgtgtgcgtgcattgGGCTGTTTATTGTTGTCGAATTTAAATCATGTCACACTCTTGCCTAATTCCTGTGGTTTAGACACATGCAGGAACTCTGATATGACGCCGTGCCAGCCAGCAAGAACTCCTGGCCCATTCTTTGAttacatacactcacacacgcgGTCTAAAATGCAATAAGATTGGACAAAAACTGTTGGAATAGATATTTTCATTAAGGTGGCGGCGGTGGTGTGATGCTTTTGATTGGATATACAGCCTGAGCTCGATGCCCTCGGGGCAGCACAACTTGGAGTTTGACCAGTTCATCAGTTGGCGCTGCACATCCTGTTATTAGGCGCTCAGCACTGCCGAGCAAAGCCGTTTGAAAACTGGTCACATGCCAGGCTGTAATACTGGGCTTCAGCACTGCGGGCTGTGCCAGATATGTTAGATCGAGCCCATAGGCAGCTGATTATGTAGTAAAGTGGGCAAGCAGACTTTCATAGAGGGAGTTGAGAGGTAATCTGAAGTAGTGAGCTGATTTATGTGAGTGAGGCAGAGCGCTGGAACTCTGATCCCATCTGAAGTGATCTAAGTACAGTTTGTAGGAATGAAATGTCCACTATAGTATCACGGTTACATTATGATCAGGCTTTTTGATATCATGATATGATAGTTGGAGTCTTCTGATTTGTGGGTAGAAAGCTTTCTGATCATCAGTTGCCATGTGGGTAGGTGTCTTATCATGGTGAGTTATGCAAtgttcagtgaaataaaaagtacaatgaCATTCTGACACAAATAACTTGATCACAATTCCAAGCAACTTTGCCAGATTTCACAGTGCAGGGGCCCAACTGCATACAGACACCACATTTAATCTTGGCATGTCATGAAGTTACACATGGAATTAATGTTAGTGACAGCTAATGTGACTTTCTGCTGgtgatgtttgtcattttaatggATGAAATCAAGAGCCAACTAGAAAGACTGAGAGATTAATCTGACTCAGACTAATTTTAACTGATACAGATATTTTAACTTCTGATATCAACCTTGATATCATTCTTTTAGGATTAGTTTGTGTTGGATGTTATTGTTCTCATCTTCCATGACTGATGCTTTGCTGAAGATCAGCTGAATGCAGTCCTGACAGCCCGAAGCTAAATTGGCTTGATCCTCACCTGCACCAGTAACTCAATCAGTGCAGTAATGTGGAAGTTAACGACATGTTTGTGCCAACACAGATGATTGAAAACCTGGAAAATATTAGCATAATGTGTGTTTACCAGGAAATGTCTAACCTAGTGTCATTTTTTATGATTAAAACCAAGATAAGATTCATAACCAGGATACTAGTCTACTAGTCAGATCTGTATACTTTTTGATTTCAgagagaaacataaaaatgctAAGCCAGACAGCACAGCAGATGTTTATTGCTTTTGTCGGATGTTTCCCTTCCTTCTCCTGTTGCATATGAAGAGGACCAAACTATGCAAATAAGGACTCCCTCACACAAACTGCCTTTGTGATGTGAATATGAGTGGACAGGTGTGAATAGAGATGCCTGGGATTATCTCCCCGTTCGTTCTGTGCTGCATAATAGCTGGTGAGCGGGATCCCAGAGCATCGGGGGAACCCAATCTTCTGCCTGTTGAGGCTATAATGGCGTGATAAAAGCTCCATGCTGTACTGGAGAAAAGACACTTCTGCACAGCATCAATCAGTAGCACCTCCTGCTCTCCAGGAAGGTGTCGCCTTTCTCTCGCTGCCTCAGACTGGAGGGCATTGTTGCTGccgctgacctttgacctgctcGCGACATGCTTATGCAACAGAGGAATTTGGAAACGCATGAGTGTGTGCGTGGAGCATCTCTGTGAGGGTCtctcatctgaaaatgtttttggttgTGATGTAAGCATGTGTCCCGTCGGACACACCGCATGCAGTCTGATGGTGGTGATTCATGTCGCTCACTGTGCAGCTTTTTATGACCTTGGTGAGTTATGAGGCTTTGGTCAGACGTTCCAGCCAGCTAGTGTGAAATTTTGTTTCATGTGGCGGACGCCTGGTTCTGCCCCAcagaggctgctgctggggAGCGTGGAGCCTGACAGCCCCTCGCAGCTATTTGTCTGCAGCGTCACTGACGAGGTCAACAGGTTTAACAGGCGATACAGGGCTGAGTGCTCAGCAGTTAACACTCTGGTGATGGGAGGATATGGCAGACAAGAGGGGTCTTTGTTTAAACTGATTTTGTGAAACAAGGGGTTTGCTAATGTTTTATACATATCTTAACTTATTAAAcatctgtttcacttcagatgcAGACATACAgagcttttcaaaatgtatgcAGTCAttgtgaaaaacatgaaaactgtccTCCACTTTGAGTAGGAGCTTTTACCATCTAGCAGACGATAGAGAGTACCAAAACATTGAcgcaattaattaattactgaaTTAATTAATATCCTAAATCACAAAGACATAGCCTGAACATCTACTATTTCATGGCAGTGTAATATATGTGCGTGTATGGCAGTGGGTCTCATATCAAATGAGGCTCTTTGCATGGTTGACTCTGTCATCTGCTCTCTTTAATACTGCCTGTACTGACATTAATTAGAAAATGACTTAAATACAAACAcccctgtctgtgtttgtgcccGAATTAGTTTCTGCTCCATTTTATTCTGTGCCGAAGTTCAGTGGAGGGTGAAGACGCACTGTATGTTTGGAGAAGGGCCATGCTGTCAGCACAGTTTGGACAACATTATGCAGCGGCAGAGAATGCATGGTTTGACACTGGTTTAATAttaggtgagagagttgtttcACTCATGGGCAGACTAATATTTCCTTCCTCTTTAGCTCTAATCCGTTGATCTGATGCCATCTGACAGCATAATGGTCACTCACCTAGTCAGGGGTCACTTTAATGGGAACTGAAGTTCACGTAACATTCCTGCAAACTGAACAAAACCACGTGCCAGGGCCAATTACAGGGGTGCTGTGCTTTTTATGAAGTGTTGAGGGACCCCCAGGTGCCTCTGTGGAGAGGGGCCGAGCTGGTAATGACTTCACCACAGAAACAACAAGCAACCCTTCcgccttctttccttctttcctccttCTTTGGAATTCCCTTAGatttcacagagcagctcagcTGGGACTTTTTTCCCCGTTAGTCACCCTTTTCAAAAAATCCCAGTGACAGTGGCCTTCATAAACAGTCCAGGGTTCATTCCAATAAGTCAACCaaacaaaatgttcttcttGGGAACCGGTGCTTCTGGCTCGGGAAGCTTCACTTTGAGAAACACGTGTTTTAATTAAAGAGTTTAGCATTCCTGTTGTTCAACCAACAACTGaaaagaaggaaacaaaaaacctgGCCTGAATAGCTTCTTGCTTACCGAAGTCCATGATTAAATCCCTGTGGTATTTACTGTGATGATGTGCCCTTGTTTGGGGAAGGGTTTAACAGCAAGTGAAACGCGATCCATAATATGCAAATCAACATTCTTTCATTCTTGTGCACACCTGTGGATTGAGAGCCTATTTCTATTTGAGTAACAAAGAACTGTATGGATTGAGCTGGTAGCCATTCAGAAAAGATGTTGTATCCATccatatttcactttttatggCTGAGCCTTCACAACGCTGCACTGTTAAACAAAAGGTTTGACATCTTACCCATTTAACCTAAAAACTGCACCAATATACAACCTTTAAACACCTTAAAAAAGctattaaaacagaaaaacgtAGGAGGTAAAAGACTAAATATATTGGTAAGCTATTCGGAAACCATTATGATAAAGGCCTCGCATGACACCAAGTTATTTCTCTGAAATTTGTGGTTTCTCTTGTCGGagaggcaacaaaaacacacacattagcaTCTATTTCACCTCGTCAGTGTTTTGAGACTCAATACTTTTACTTCTAATGACTGAAGTGTGTTTGTGGCACACACAATCATAAAACTCAAGTGCCAAAAGTTAATACGTAAGGATAAGTCAGATCCAGAGTCTTGTTTACATCTTGGATCAaacttttgttttcaaagtttCATCTTCAACTGCTTTCATTTTGGCAACATCCATCATGTGCGAGGTTTATCTTCTTTTGTTAAAGGAACAAAACCAGTTTGTCTACCATCAGAGACTTTCCCTGTTGTTTACACAGTGGTAGCTGTCATTTTAAAATCTGTGGTTGTATTGTAGCTGATTGTGGGTAATGTTGCAAATTGGCAAGCAGGACCGTTTTATGGTTGTACTGGATTGATTTGGTTGAGGTTTGCACTCATGTAATGAAATTGCCTTATTTGTAAActatttaaaatacatacataaaatacatttcagtgtcGTCATTTTATGTATACATTGTTTCTCAATTGATTTTTCCAGAAGATTTGCAATGATTGAATAAATATTGCAAATGATGTGATTGTGCTCTTTGCCTATACTTGTATTACACTTAAAGTAAGGTATCTAAAAAACAATATGGTATCGTGTTGTTCTagcaatgaaaatgtataactCTATCTGATTGTTAGGCCCTGGTGTTACAGTAGCAGTACTTGTATTTGCAGTATTTTGGGCACGacttgtcttttctctttgatACTTACCGTTGTAGTTGTGCTGTAATTTGCGCACAAAGTTCAAAGTCTCTATCCAGGTCACTGCTCTTCAGTTATGGCTGTTAAGGATCTTTGTGGAGCAAACTGTAGATTATTGCTGAAGAACAACGTCCCCCCTGCTGCACGGCATGCACAGTCATGCAAAACCTGCACTGTCCTCGAGCGATGATATCTAAGGCACACATATCACGAAGGAGTGAGACTGAGCCTGATCGTTGGCCTGCAGGCAGACTTCCACTGTCCAGCTTTAATACAGCCCAACAATAATGAGCTCTCAGATGTCCGTGCGCCTTATCGCATAACTCTGGTAAACTGAGGGTAATATAGTCAGGATGTACAACCACTGAGAGCTTCTGGTGAGACATTACTCACCTCTTTACCACTGCGTGAGTGACTgattgctgtgtttgtggctaATCTTTGAATCGGAGTGTGTACACATCCAGGACGTACAAAGTTGGCAGTATTGTTGCGATGCTGTCAAGTTGAAATCCTACAATAAGACCCTAAATAGAGCGGAAATGATCGATCCTGTGGAATTTACATCCATCAGATGTTGTAAAGACCACGTTGAATAAACTGGTTAAACCCGGCGTGCAACATAACCCATGTAAATATTTAACCAAATCCACTTTGACTGTTTTCTCTGCAGGCGCAGAACAATGTCATAGTGAATAGCCTCGTCCTTGTCTGACCCTGGACTCAGGCCATTGTTTAATAGTTCAAGTCAGACCTTCTTCACTCAGAAATGTAACACCTCTTTTTAGTAGTTAGTAGTACCTCTTATTACTAGTTAATTTACACATTTGTCTGAGCCGCCGTCGTTATTCTCTTTCTCATATTTTCCACCTCTCATTACCAGGATTCACGCTGAGAACAATAACATGATCCGGTGTGTGTTGTGGTAACTGAGATGCAGCTTATAGAAATTTACTGTCTGGAATTTTAATCCTAATAGTTTATGGAGGCATGAGGAGATAAGCGATAATCGGTTTCATGCTCCTGCTTTTTGGAATCAAATCTTACCCCTGCCGTGTGGTTGTTAGAGAACTTTCTGTACTTATCTTCTTGGCGTCTTGCTAGTTTGACAGCtcgtagacacacacacacaaacacacacatacaccgcAGGGGGTGTTGAGGAAGAATGTTGTGGATTAGAGGAGTGTATGTTGtgactttgtgtgtaatgtgtaacCTATTAGTCGGACAttcctgtgtgtttgctgaCGTGTGTGGGGAATTTGTGAGTCAGCTGTAATCAGGCCACTCTGCATGATTAGGCATTTGGTagtctgtctgtttgtattcATTAAAGTAGAATTACTCCTTTTTCCCCCACTCTATTCTATTTTAAATTCTGGTTTTCCTGTTTCTGACTCCTCTGAACACTGTCATTTGTGCTCTGCAGGAAGAAATGATTTTGGTTTTTGAACAAGGATCTTTCATAGGGACATTTTTGGAGTAGGAAATAACCAAATCCTCCCACTTGAATGACAAAAGAGAGAAATTGGaatgtgttttgcttgtttctACTCACACTACGGTTAAAATACCTTTTAAGCACAAATAATCAGGATACAAAGCCAAAATGCATCTCAGAATCTCTCTAATTATGTCCCAATTATCTCTttacatttaacacattttgatCATCAGGAATGGGCCGTTGGAAAACTAGATTATTGCAATCTGACAGCTCATGGTTGAAGCAGCCACTGTTGCTCTGCTCattctgctgtttttcctgCATGAGGGACAATAAGCCTCAGTTTTATCTGTATGAGTGAATGAACACCAACAGACTGATTTTGTCTCGAGTCTTAACAGGTTTCATGCACTGCCTTTGTGAGTTATGTCACCACGGATCTCACTCTAACCATTTCCTACTGATAAGCATCGCTGTAGTCAGACGTTCTGGTTTTACTGGTGGGTAGTCCAACCTGTATGTAATTCAGGAAATGGGAACAAACATAATTTCCTTTTGTTTCattaaagagagaaagtgaaacacTCAGATGGAGGAATGTTGGCTGAACAGGATGATGATTTTGAGTCTGGGCCGTGTTTTGTTTGGCGATTGTAATTCTCATTTCTTCCCACTGGGGAACTTAATTTTCATAAACACAAATTGAACTGCAAGAAAAAACTTCACTTCTGATCTTCAGTGGTGCTCTTGGCACATTTGGTGCCCTTGAACGAAAACAAATAGGATTTATTAGAACAAGCCATATGAGGATTTATGTGGTAATTTAGggtgaaatgaaaatattttccaCACCAGCGGATtgatttaattttcttctctagACAGACTTGCCTCAGTGTTAGATGGATGCAGAGGATCTTACCCCCATGGCTGTTTGAAAAACTGCACAAAGAACACAGAGAAGTCGCACTTCAAAAAGGACACAGTATTGAAAACACAGCTCAGTGAAACAGCCCAGGAATGCAGTTGAACCCTTGAAATGGAATAAATATGTGGCTCTAAACTGCGAAACGCGCGAAGCCTTGATCTTTAAGCCTTTCTTCCCAACAAAGCAGCCAGAAACCTGCTTGAGTTGAGAGAGGGGCCTACCTGTTATGAAGCCCATGCCTTGAAGCTCGAGTTACTTTGTGTTCATGTACTCGTGCacgagtgtgtgttgtgtttaccaAGGCAGTGTGCCACTCCAACACACAACAATGGAGCAATGGAGAGAGTGCTTTCATACTGTACAGTCCACAAAATGCATTTCAGCTCTTCTTTCCTGGAATTGGTGATAAAAGCTATAGGTTTTAAGCAATATCTCAAGAATTTATACAATAATTATGACCGTATTTCACAGAAAGGTCTAATAGGTTTAgatgatgaagtgatgacattttacaTCCAAAAgttcaaaggtcaacttcaccgTGACACCATAATTCACTGTGACACAATAATGTTATGTTATGAAGCGCCCCATCACTCCTCTGTACTCCTGTAAAAATATAACTTCACTTTGCCAAGAACTACacataatgcattttattaaaTTCCTCAAAGTGTTCACTACATCTATTTATGAGTCTGGACAGACATGAATGTAAACTTGACTGTTTGGCAGCCGTAATTCTAGTTTACTGGTGGCGTGCTCCCTCCACTGAATTAAAGACTGCGCCCGCCGCCCACTATCATTGGAAAACATCCATATACttttgtgaaataaaagaaGAGTTAGCACTTCTTTACACAGTAAAATGCTATGTATTTAACACATGGGGATCTTGTTTGAAATGTCTCCTAGTAAACAAAATAGATCATAAAATGAAAAGCCATAAAATCTGTTACATTTAAGAGATATCAGCCATTGATCGATTATGTCATCTTTGCTTTGTAGTAATAAAATCAAAGCAGTACGCAAGGGAAACCTCCTAAGTTTGTTTCCAGTTGGAAACTAATTTACCAGATTTTACATGACCCTTGCTATGCACTCCTCCGGGAACCTTGCATCACTGAAATATATAGCGTATATTTTGGAATATTAAAAAAAGCCTTAAAATATAATCTGTGAAAGCATTGAGCAGGTGAATAACAGGACATTTATATTTACTCTCACACTGTGGAATTAAACACCAACACAAGGCAGTGAGTTCTGGCCACCACCTGCGTTTCCATCTGTTTTTTATAGTTCCACTTCATTTATATGGAGGAAAACCTGACAACCGTTAAATTTACTGTGAAGTCTGAGTGT contains the following coding sequences:
- the pawr gene encoding PRKC apoptosis WT1 regulator protein, with the translated sequence MATGGFKPNATTDFLEEWKAKREKMRAKMLGDIAAATGAPMGASNTNSTNRHAAAAAAAPPPGTELANNPERSVPTGNCLPSSYSVARSSSGSALKRPEEETHHHPASPTSNLKKTPPQPEKAPCASPDSSSPMACNDSDKESPSPSKAKEKNSSGPSARKGKGQIEKRKLREKRRSTGVVSIPSNESLDELDDDDLGEKERREEEELVQANTFQNESMTADPVSGHLMETPRSGSGRHKSSAGQGSEEEMGGNSRQRHNRRRDGGAAAPGSLEKRMEELEKELARERQENVRLLKAHQDKDDLIGKLKEEIDLLNRDLDDIEDENEQLKQENKTLLKVVGQLTR